Genomic segment of Bdellovibrio bacteriovorus:
AGCTGCCCCAACACAGCCGGTATTCTACGATTAGCCCACCTTTTTAAAAATCGTGTCCATCACTGAACGGCGATCTTCGCGACTGTTCTCGACGAAATAAATCAAATCGTCGACAATCTGCACGTCGCGGTTATTTACAGGCATGAATTTCACTCCACAACCTGCAGAGTTTGTCCAGATCACGTGAGCCGCAACTTTGCGCTCGCGACCTGCGACGACAAACACTAGATGTAACTTCTCGTTGGCGCGGACCTCGCCACCCATAAACTCCAAAAAGGCTCCTGTGATGCTGATATTCTTAAGCGTGCCTTTGGTTTCTTCGCGCGCATAATTGCGTTTGAAAGAGACCTCAAGATTTAGAGGGGTTCTTGGTGCCGGAACATTAACTGTGTCCTCCACGTTAGACTCCTTGTGCTTAACTAATTGGATACTATCCTTTCGGTATTACTTACGAAAAATTAATAGGGGGTCTGGCTGATTTTTATTAAAAGCGCGCAAATGTTCGTGAAACTGGACCCTGGTGAATCAAACTTAAACACTTGAAAATACTTCCTTTTTTTACAACATATTCTGTGCTTAAATGAGCTAACTATTATTCGCGCAAGGCCCCCCTAAACCGCTCAGTCTGGTTGAAACCCTGACACAATCTCACTTTAAAACGCATTAAATTTGATTTGAAAGGCCTTCCTTCAGCTTGGTTTTGAGTTGACAAGAACTGGACCCTTGGCGAAAGTTAGCTCAAGCACAACAGTTTAGTTCCAATCGGATCAAACTTCTTATCTTAAGATCCTCGTTTTCTTTTTTAATCCTACAAGGAGAATTTGTTTGTCTGACCCTAAAGATTCACAAGGCGTTGAAGTCGTTAAGAAGCGCACTCGCACCAAACCTGTGGAAGAAACTCCGGCTGAGTCTGCTCCGGAAGCTGTAGCGGCCCCTGCGCCGGCACCTTCTGAACCACCCGCAGCAACTCCAGCCCCTGAAGCCGCCGCTTCATCAGCGCCTGCTGAAACTCCTTCTCAAGCTCCAAGACAAGATCGTCACCAAAACCAACAACGTCGCGAATTCAGACCTAACAGAGATAACCGTGACAACCGCGATCGTGACAACCGTGGAGACCGTAATGACCGCGGGGGCCACCGCCATGACAGAAACAATGGGCCTCGCCGTGATTTCCGTGGCGATAGAAACCGTGATGAAGGCCAACCGGTAGGCGATGATTCTCACGCATCAACTCCGCCAGCACAAACTCAAGAAGTTGATTTGGCGGATATCCAGCTTACTGACGAAGAAAAATCGTGGCTTTCTTCCAAAGACTTAAAATCAAAAAACATCACTCAGCTCACTGAGCTTGCGACAAAATTGAAAATTGAAAATGCTGCCGGTCTTCGCCGTCAGGATATGATCTTCGAAATTTTGAAGCGCGCAGCGAAGTTGGGTCAGGACATTTATGGTTCTGGCGTTCTTGAAATCTTGCCTGACGGTTACGGTTTCTTGCGTTCTCCGGATTACAACTATCTTCCAGGTCCGGATGATATCTACGTCAGCCCATCACAAATTCGCCGCTTCGGTTTAAGAACGGGTGATACGGTGACGGGTACTGTTCGTCCTCCTAAAGAGGGTGAGCGTTACTTCGCTCTTCTTAAAGTTGATTCTTTGAACTTTGAGACGACGGAAAAGGGTAAAGATAAAATCCTTTTCGACAACTTAACTCCGCTTTATCCAAATGAAAGACTGAAACTTGAGCACAGCCCTGGCGAGTACACAACACGTGTTGTGGATTTGATGGCTCCGCTTGGTAAAGGTCAGCGCGCCTTGATCGTGGCGCCTCCAAGAACTGGTAAAACAGTTTTGATGCAACAAATTGCTAACGCTATCACGCACAATCACCCTGAAGTGAAGTTGATCGTTCTATTGATCGATGAACGTCCGGAAGAGGTGACTGACATGCAACGTACCGTTAAAGGCGAAGTTGTATCGTCGACATTTGATGAGCCACCAACTCGTCACGTTCAAGTTGCAGAGATGGTTATTGAAAAAGCAAAACGTTTGGTTGAGCACAAGCACGACGTTGTTATCTTGCTTGATTCCATCACTCGTCTAGCGCGCGCTTACAACACGGTTGTTCCTCCTTCTGGAAAAATCTTGTCGGGCGGTGTGGATTCCAATGCCCTTCACAAACCAAAACGTTTCTTCGGTGCGGCTCGTAACATCGAAGAGGGTGGCTCTTTGACAATCATCGCAACAGCGTTGATCGATACGGGTTCTCGTATGGATGAAGTTATCTTCGAGGAATTTAAAGGTACTGGTAATGCTGAGATCCACTTGGATCGTAAGCTTATGGAAAAACGTATCTTCCCATGCATGGACATCAATAAATCAGGAACTCGTAAAGAGGACTTGTTAGTTGATAGAGGTGACTTGAACCGTCTGTGGGTTCTTCGCAAAGTTCTTGCTCCGATGAACGTAGTCGACGCGATGGAATTCTTGATCGACAAAGTTCAAGGTACAAAAACGAACACCGATTTCCTTAAAGCAATGTCGGGCCCAGGCTAGTTGACATTGGAAATTTGAATATTAAAAAGGGAGTCGAAAGACTCCCTTTTTTATTTGTTAAAGCTACCGTCGGCTTTGAATGACATGATCAATCCGTCTTCTCCCAGGGCTGTGGTGTAAAGAAAAGTTCCATCGCTCTTCATTAATAAAGTTCCGTAATTACTTAATTCAAAATAGGGGTGAGATACGACGTTGTTTGAGTTTCCGAAACTAGTGTCTCTTGTTCCATCCGCATTCAATCGCAAGAATACCAACTCAGAAAGCCAGGTTTCTTTTTTCAGTCTTCCTACGATAAGAATTTTTCCATCGGAGGTCAGGTTGATTTTGTTAGCCAGAAAAGCATCGTAACCTGCGGGCAAATTGTCGATTAAAGTAACGCCCGCTGTCCCAAAAGACGAATCAAGGTTTCCCGCCTCATCGAAACGGAACGCAGCATACTGTGTTGGTCCAAAAGCATCTGTTTCAGCTAAGACCACCAGGCGGTTGTTTTCATCGACGAGGTTCGCCTTGGCATTATAGCTTTTACCGACAACGGGATTGAACTTCAAAATACCACTATTCCCGAAACTTGAGTTGGGTACTCCCGCAAGGTCCAATTTGATGGCGGCGATTGCCAAGTCGCCAGAGACGTCGGCATTCAACGAAACATAGATAGAATCTTCTGTTACATGCAGTCCCTTAACATAACTTAGATTGTCGGCCATATTGCTGAGCCAATATCCATCTCCTCCACCGAAAGAAAGATCTAAATTTCCTGAGGGAAGAAACTTTGCGATAACAACATGCACATCCGAAGCTATTGTCAGTTCGCCGGCAATATAAAAGCTGCCATCGGTGAGTAGCTTCAGCTGATCAAAATAGAGTTCAGAAAGAGCATCGAGTTTCAATTCGCCATTAACACCAAAACTCGTATCAACGCTTCCCGATGTTAGATATCTTTGAAGAACAGGATAACTTGTGAAACCGTCATTGCTGTGAAAGTGCACCAGCAACTTTCCATCGGGGCCCTGATATAGATTGAGGATGTCCGTGATTTCATTGTCTGTTGTAAGTTCTGCCACACCACTAACACCAAAGGATGAATCTAGAGAGCCATCGGGATTGTGTCGGACTATTTTGTAAGTGGTATCGTCGTCGTTTCGAACCGAAAGAAGAGAAATGATTTTTCCGTCAGAAGAAAGCTGAGTAGAAAAAATGTATTCTTGAATATTGGAAAAATATGTTCTTAATGTACCTGAACTGCCGTAACTCCCATCAAATCCCGCTGTCACAGTCGACTTCACATTGAAAGAAACCCAGATGCTATGGATGTCCGTTCCCCCACCAATAATAATGACACTGTCATCTGGTAGAAGATATGAGCTGACAATGCCGTCAGAAACGGTGAGGTCGACCGATTGAAGCTTGTAACCAGAAGCATGAAATCCAGAGTCAATCGAGCCGTCAGAATTAAGGCGTGCGCGAAAAACATCACCAGACATCGTACCTATGAGGTCAATCTTCCCATTAGAGAGAATGTGTATGCGGTGACCTTTGACCACCGCCCCTGTAGTTAAAGGCGCATAACCATCCCCTGAAAATGAAGTGTCCGGCGTTCCGTCGCTATTGAAGCGATAGAGAAAAGGAACATCACTGACGTATTCATCAAAAATTCCAGCCATGATAATTTTGCCGTTGTTATCTATTTCAACGTCATAAGCGGTGGATAAAATTCCTGGTGTTTGGAAAGTGATGGCTCCGTCACCTCCCCCAAAGCTTGTGTCTAAAACGCCGTCGGAAGAAATTTTTGCAACGCAGGCTGAGAACTCTCCGCCGGTCCATTGATAGCCGGCTAAGTAGAGTGAGCCGTTGCGCTGTTTTAATCGTAGGGGCGAATTGCCGGCAGTGGCGTAGCTCAGGATCAACTTTCCAGTGCCATTATTAAAACTCGAATCATAAGTGCCGTCGAGATTGATACGTTGGAAAACGTACTCAGAATTAATTGTTCCCGCGATAACAATACGGCCATCGGATTGAATCACGGTGCTTTTAATTTGTTTATCATCAGAGTTATCAATAAAGACTGTTCCGTTATTGCCAAATTCAAGATCGGGCAAACCCGATTCCGTGAACTGGTGCAAGGTATTCTGGGAATTGCTTTCTTTCGCCGTGATCACGACGATTTTTCCGTCAGGTTTTATATTCACAAAAATCTGGGTGCTTTCAGGAATGTCGAAGGTGGTAACTCCGTTATTCTCACCAAAACTAGAGTCGATTGTGCCGTCAGCCTGATAACGGACTATAAAAGCCACAGAGGGAGAAAAGCCTACTGCCACGATTTTTCCATCTGTGGTTCTTGCGCTGTCGGTGATTTGTCCGTCGGCGTGATCGGTGTTTATAAAGTCTTCGCGATATTTAACCCAACCGAATTTATGAAAGCTTGCAGGATCTAAAATTTCTGTCGATGGAGATGTCGTCGTCTTCAATGAGAGCTGGCGAAGATTCGCCTCGATGGTGCACCCCAAATTAAGGAGCAACCCTAATGTAATTCCGAAATGTACAAAAAAGCTTCGCATGACAAACTTATCGGTACGTCAGAACTCGCTCCCGACATACCTTACAGAGCTGTCATGAAAAAATCCCAATTTGAGTTAATAACAGCAATACTTCTGTTCCCTTTTAAATTGGAGGGAGCGTTTAAGGCATCCTCTTTTTCAAAGAGTCTGTTTCACAACCACCGTACAGTTGTTCACTGATCACGCCCTCGAAAGGATAAATGAAATCACTCATTCCATCCGAGCCTTCTTTATTCAGATACAAATCGAGATATTGAGTCAGTCCTTCGACTTCGAAACGGATGACTCCGCCCTGTTTGTATTTCACGATCGCATTAAGCTCCGCACCGCCATTATCAGGAGAAGTGATCTTAACTTTATTCGTGTCGCTGTTATAGCTGACCGATAGAAAAGGTTCCGTGAATGTGCAGTAAATGCTTTCGGCTTGAGCTGATGTGACTGAAAGCATAAGGGCTGCGCTTAAAATAACCGACTTCATAAGTCCTCCGTTATGCGCCTATGTTTAAAAGCGTCGCGCTGACTAAGCAACTTTCACCTTGTTAATGTAGAGAATATTGAGTCTGTGTAGAGGGAGTAGAGCCGGCCTCGGAATGGACCCTTGGCCTCCTTTTGTTTATTGAAAGGTCCGGAAATTTGCGGAAGATTCAGGCTAAAACGGAAGAATCTAAGAAAAACGGCATATCATAAAGCATTGATATGATTGGTTAATTTTGGTTAATTCTGCGGGTGTTGATCCATGAATCCCTGCCGAAAAAAGCAGCGATTAGTACTCGACACTAGGGACCCACTGTGTTAAACCAATCAATCTTACAGACCCATAGGTTAAATTATTTAGAAGGAATCAGGTCATGAAACAAAACCTACATCCAAAAGTAAATACAGTTGTATTTAAAGATATCTCTTGCGACTTCTCGTTCTTGGGAACATCTACTCTTCACTCTAACGAAACAGTTAAATGGGAAGACGGCAAAGAATATCCATTGATCAAAGTTGAGATCTCTTCTGCATCTCACCCATTCTTCACTGGAAAACAACGTGTGATGGATACTGAAGGTCGTATCGATCGTTTCAAAAAACGTTACGGCAAGAAATAAATTACGGCCCTCCGTTCGGAGGACGTTCTTGTATGAAATGCGGTTCACTCTTCGAACCGCATTTTATTTTTCGGTTCTGGCAATTTAAAAAATCATCCTGATGTACCAATAGATCTAGAGGCGGTTCGCATGTTCTCGAAGTTGAATGAGGTGGAATCTCGTTATGAAGAAGTCAATATGGCTCTTCAAAGACCCGATATTGCTTCCAATCAAACTCAATATCGCGCACTGATGAAAGAACTTGGCAATCTAGAGAAGATTGTACTGGTTTACCGAGACTTCAAAAAGAAAACAGAAAACTTAAAGGCCAGCAAAGAGCTTTTGACTGCGGAGCAAGACGCTG
This window contains:
- a CDS encoding PilZ domain-containing protein; protein product: MEDTVNVPAPRTPLNLEVSFKRNYAREETKGTLKNISITGAFLEFMGGEVRANEKLHLVFVVAGRERKVAAHVIWTNSAGCGVKFMPVNNRDVQIVDDLIYFVENSREDRRSVMDTIFKKVG
- the rho gene encoding transcription termination factor Rho, with amino-acid sequence MSDPKDSQGVEVVKKRTRTKPVEETPAESAPEAVAAPAPAPSEPPAATPAPEAAASSAPAETPSQAPRQDRHQNQQRREFRPNRDNRDNRDRDNRGDRNDRGGHRHDRNNGPRRDFRGDRNRDEGQPVGDDSHASTPPAQTQEVDLADIQLTDEEKSWLSSKDLKSKNITQLTELATKLKIENAAGLRRQDMIFEILKRAAKLGQDIYGSGVLEILPDGYGFLRSPDYNYLPGPDDIYVSPSQIRRFGLRTGDTVTGTVRPPKEGERYFALLKVDSLNFETTEKGKDKILFDNLTPLYPNERLKLEHSPGEYTTRVVDLMAPLGKGQRALIVAPPRTGKTVLMQQIANAITHNHPEVKLIVLLIDERPEEVTDMQRTVKGEVVSSTFDEPPTRHVQVAEMVIEKAKRLVEHKHDVVILLDSITRLARAYNTVVPPSGKILSGGVDSNALHKPKRFFGAARNIEEGGSLTIIATALIDTGSRMDEVIFEEFKGTGNAEIHLDRKLMEKRIFPCMDINKSGTRKEDLLVDRGDLNRLWVLRKVLAPMNVVDAMEFLIDKVQGTKTNTDFLKAMSGPG
- a CDS encoding type B 50S ribosomal protein L31, whose translation is MKQNLHPKVNTVVFKDISCDFSFLGTSTLHSNETVKWEDGKEYPLIKVEISSASHPFFTGKQRVMDTEGRIDRFKKRYGKK